A DNA window from Gorilla gorilla gorilla isolate KB3781 chromosome 6, NHGRI_mGorGor1-v2.1_pri, whole genome shotgun sequence contains the following coding sequences:
- the FAM237B gene encoding protein FAM237B produces the protein MCLATRRWFYLQLGCMMLINLVNADFEFQKGVLASISPGITEDIDLQCWKACSLTLIDLKELKIEHNVDAFWNFMLFLQKSQRPGHYNVFLNIAQDFWDMYVDCLLSRSHGMGRRQAMPPKYNFPQKITGGNLNVYLRE, from the coding sequence ATGTGTCTTGCTACAAGAAGATGGTTCTATCTACAGCTGGGCTGCATGATGCTGATCAATCTGGTGAATGCTGACTTTGAGTTTCAAAAAGGAGTGCTTGCCAGCATCAGCCCAGGAATCACCGAAGACATTGATCTCCAGTGCTGGAAAGCTTGCTCTTTGACATTGATAGATCTCAAGGAACTCAAGATAGAGCACAATGTGGATGCTTTTTGGAATTTCATGTTGTTCTTGCAAAAATCTCAGCGGCCTGGACATTATAATGTCTTCTTAAACATAGCTCAGGATTTCTGGGACATGTATGTAGACTGCTTGCTTTCAAGATCTCATGGAATGGGCAGAAGACAGGCGATGCCCCCCAAATATAATTTTCCACAGAAAATAACAGGAGGTAATTTAAATGTGTATTTAAGAGAATAG